Proteins encoded by one window of Anoplopoma fimbria isolate UVic2021 breed Golden Eagle Sablefish chromosome 23, Afim_UVic_2022, whole genome shotgun sequence:
- the LOC129112604 gene encoding tripartite motif-containing protein 16-like, which yields MASASSLLCDEQLLCSICLSVFTEPVSTPCGHNYCKTCITGYWASRNQIQCPLCMKKFRRRPQLQVNTGFRDIVEHFHKKGEKDQDGILVKPGEVSCDICLVPKLKAQKTCLVCLASYCQLHLEPHQRVPTLKKHQLMDPVSNLDDRVCKKHDKMLELFCRKEQMCVCFMCLKDDHAMHEVVPLEHVFRERKVQLDCVTSEMKMKENTKSRTIKELKYSIDQSKKESEKELVDIAEVFTALVVSWRRNQVELIKEIQKKQKVAQKQAEDHVTQLELEVAEMRRRRSEMEQLSQTEDHLHLLQSWPSLYLFDHQSHSNPPFTSDLTDFSQRSEVAKVKKAVAQMEKTLSNEMEMLINMVKLPDAAENQMPEWFPREVWTPPRDKLMMIQQNDAIDVTLDAYTANSKLMVSEDGKQLTLRNGLPSLTTMFGRRFQLQAFVLGKEGFSSGRFYYEVQVSGSKQWLLGVAKESVNRENLFIPVPCFGCWTYFGSHIHSLNFNPDTGMNAPLQRTQKVGVFVDYEKGEVSFYDVEARTLMHSYSECAFIETIPAFKAFLYFLVGASSNSRPKLYPFFGLYEDDFENTLVITPVVHPT from the coding sequence ATGGCCTCGGCCAGCAGCCTCCTATGTGATGAGCAGCTCCTGTGTTCAATCTGTCTGAGTGTGTTCACAGAGCCTGTCTCTACTCCATGTGGACACAACTACTGCAAGACTTGTATTACAGGGTACTGGGCCAGCAGAAACCAGATACAGTGTCCCCTCTGTATGAAGAAGTTCCGCAGGAGACCACAGCTCCAGGTCAACACAGGGTTCAGAGATATAGTGGAGCATTTCCacaaaaagggggaaaaggaTCAAGATGGCATCCTTGTCAAACCAGGGGAGGTGTCCTGTGACATCTGCCTTGTGCCGAAGCTCAAGGCCCAGAAGACATGCCTGGTGTGTTTGGCCTCGTACTGCCAGCTTCACCTGGAGCCTCACCAGAGAGTCCCAACACTTAAGAAGCACCAGCTGATGGACCCTGTGTCAAACCTGGACGACAGGGTGTGTAAGAAGCACGACAAGATGTTGGAGCTCTTCTGTCGCAAAgaacagatgtgtgtttgtttcatgtgCCTCAAAGACGACCACGCAATGCACGAAGTCGTCCCGTTAGAGCATGTGTTCAGAGAGAGGAAAGTCCAGCTGGACTGTGTGACGTCAGAGatgaaaatgaaggaaaacacaaaatccaGGACTATTAAGGAACTCAAATACTCCATTGATCAGAGCAAGAAAGAGTCAGAGAAAGAGTTAGTGGACATTGCTGAGGTTTTCACTGCTCTGGTGGTCTCTTGGCGAAGAAACCAGGTTGAGCTGATTAAGGAGATCCAGAAGAAGCAGAAAGTGGCACAGAAGCAGGCCGAAGACCATGTGACACAGCTGGAGCTGGAAGTCGCTgagatgaggagaagaagatcAGAAATGGAGCAACTTTCACAAACAGAggaccacctccaccttcttcaGAGCTGGCCATCTCTCTACCTATTCGACCATCAGTCCCACTCCAACCCTCCATTTACCTCAGACCTCACTGACTTCAGTCAGCGGAGTGAAGTGGCAAAGGTGAAAAAAGCAGTTGCTCAGATGGAGAAGACCCTCAGTAATGAGATGGAGATGCTTATAAATATGGTCAAGTTGCCTGATGCAGCTGAAAATCAGATGCCAGAGTGGTTTCCGAGAGAAGTATGGACTCCACCTCGGGACAAGCTGATGATGATCCAGCAGAACGATGCTATTGATGTGACTCTGGACGCCTACACAGCCAATTCCAAACTCATGGTGTCTGAGGATGGGAAACAACTGACACTCCGTAACGGTCTACCGTCTCTGACTACCATGTTCGGGAGAAGATTTCAACTTCAAGCCTTCGTTCTTGGGAAAGAGGGTTTTTCCTCTGGCAGATTCTACTATGAAGTGCAGGTCAGTGGGAGTAAACAATGGCTATTGGGAGTTGCCAAAGAGTCCGTTAACAGGGAGAACCTTTTTATTCCAGTACCTTGTTTTGGATGCTGGACATATTTTGGATCGCACATACATTCCCTAAACTTTAATCCTGATACTGGTATGAATGCTCCCCTGCAAAGGACCCAGAAGGTTGGCGTGTTTGTTGATTACGAGAAGGGAGAGGTCTCCTTCTACGACGTGGAGGCCAGGACTCTGATGCACTCCTACTCAGAATGTGCCTTCATTGAGACCATACCagcatttaaagcttttctctattttctggTGGGTGCATCCTCAAATAGCAGACCAAAGCTGTAccctttttttggtttatatGAAGATGATTTTGAAAACACGCTTGTAATCACTCCTGTAGTACACCCAACTTGA